The Pirellulales bacterium genome includes a region encoding these proteins:
- a CDS encoding NAD(P)-dependent oxidoreductase, translating into MIGARQLAMMKPTACLVNLARGELVDQAALVGVLRRRRIAGAALDVFEHEPLPAGDPLVGLDNVILTPHWTASTSDVWRATAQAMAAGMLRVARGNVPDK; encoded by the coding sequence ATGATCGGCGCCCGTCAACTGGCGATGATGAAACCGACGGCCTGTCTGGTGAACCTTGCCCGTGGCGAGCTGGTCGATCAGGCGGCCCTCGTCGGCGTGCTGCGTCGCCGCCGGATTGCCGGCGCGGCGCTCGACGTTTTCGAGCACGAGCCGTTGCCGGCCGGCGATCCCTTGGTCGGGCTGGACAACGTGATTCTCACCCCGCACTGGACTGCTTCGACGAGCGACGTTTGGCGGGCCACCGCGCAGGCCATGGCCGCCGGCATGTTGCGGGTGGCGCGCGGCAACGTGCCTGACAAATGA